ATCCGGGCTGCTGATGGCCACCTACCGCGAGCAGGGCATCGTCCTGCGGACCTACAAGCTCGGCGAGACCGACCGGATCCTGCACGTGTGCACGCAGGGCCGCGGAAAGGTCCGGGCGGTCGCGAAGGGCGTTCGCCGACCGGGCTCGCGGTTCGGAGGACGCCTCGAGCCGTACAGCCACGTGGACCTGCAGCTGTACGAGGGCCGCAACCTCGACATCGTCAACCAGGCCGAGTTGATCGCGCCGCACGCCCGGGTGCGCGAGGACTTCGCATTGTCGGCGTGCGCGGGCACGATGACCGAGCTGACCGACGCGGTCGCCCAGGAGGGCGAGCGCGACAACGCCCTGTTCCTCCTGCTGCGCGCGGGCCTGCAGGCGCTGGACGCTGCGCCCCCGGACCCAGCCGTGTTCGTCGACGCCTTCCTGCTCCGGCTGGCGTCGATCGTCGGTTTCCACGCGTTCACGGACGCCTGCGCGGTCTGTCGCACCCCCGGCGAGCACGCCTTCCTCAGCGTGAAGGCGGGCGGCACGCTGTGTGCCACGTGCGCGCCGACGGGTACGCGTGCGGTCGACCGTGAGGTCGTCCACGCGGTCCGGCTGCTGGGGGCGCCGGGGGAGTGGTCGGCGCTGCCGAGCATCGTGCGCGATCATCCCGACGCGCAGCGCACCGCCGCCTCGTACGTGCGCGCCTTCGTCGAGCACCACCTCGACCGGCGCCTGCGCAGCTACGACCTGGTTCCCCGCGCCTGAGGAACCCGACCGGCGTCGGACGGACGGCGGCCTCGGGGCAGCCCACTGCACCCCGAGTAGGCTCGGTGCGGCAGGCACGGACCGATCGAACGGCGTTCGCGAGGAGGCGGCGTGGACCTCGAGGATCTCGACCTCGACCGCATCCCGAAGCACGTCGCCATCATCATGGACGGCAACGGTCGGTGGGCCAACCGGCAGGGCCTGAAGCGCAACGCCGGCCACGAGGCGGGCGAGCGGGCGCTGTTCGACACGGTCGAAGGGGCGCTCGAGCTCGGGATCACGGATCTGACCGTCTACGCGTTCTCGACCGAGAACTGGAAGCGTCCGCCCGACGAGGTCCGCTTTCTGATGGGCTTCAACGAGTCGCTGCTGGTTCGCCGGGCGGACGAGCTCCACGACCGCCGGGTGCGGGTGCGCTTCATCGGCCGGCGCAACCGTCCGGTTCCGAAGCGGCTGGTGCGGCTGATCGAGGACACCGAGGCGCTGACGGCCGGCAACCGGCGCATGACGCTGCGGATCGCGTTCAACTACGGCGGCCGCACGGAGTTGTTGGA
This window of the Egicoccus sp. AB-alg2 genome carries:
- the uppS gene encoding polyprenyl diphosphate synthase, yielding MDLEDLDLDRIPKHVAIIMDGNGRWANRQGLKRNAGHEAGERALFDTVEGALELGITDLTVYAFSTENWKRPPDEVRFLMGFNESLLVRRADELHDRRVRVRFIGRRNRPVPKRLVRLIEDTEALTAGNRRMTLRIAFNYGGRTELLDAARQLADDAASGRIRKIDEQAIARRLYDPEMPDVDLLVRTSGELRLSNYLLWQAAYAELYFTQTLWPDFDRHELRRAVHAYQSRDRRFGGAVDRPDAASTDTPSTDAPRTDPSAAVSDLLR
- the recO gene encoding DNA repair protein RecO, which produces MATYREQGIVLRTYKLGETDRILHVCTQGRGKVRAVAKGVRRPGSRFGGRLEPYSHVDLQLYEGRNLDIVNQAELIAPHARVREDFALSACAGTMTELTDAVAQEGERDNALFLLLRAGLQALDAAPPDPAVFVDAFLLRLASIVGFHAFTDACAVCRTPGEHAFLSVKAGGTLCATCAPTGTRAVDREVVHAVRLLGAPGEWSALPSIVRDHPDAQRTAASYVRAFVEHHLDRRLRSYDLVPRA